The Desulfonatronospira thiodismutans ASO3-1 DNA segment AAATCGGCTTCAGCGGGCATGGGCAGACCGTTGGCGGCCTGGACCATCTTTATTCTGTGCCCGCCCAGGGACCCGGCAAAGACCACTTCCGGGACGTTTTCCGGCAGGGGCATGACCGCGGCCAGGGTCATGGCCGGGGGGCCGCCCACAAAGACATTGACCCTGAGAGGCTCGCCCGCCTCCAGGGCCAGCTTGTGATGATACCCGATGCCCCTGTGGATCTGGTAGTGCAGCCCCACCTCCCTGTTGGTCCTGAAATCGTTGCCTGTCAGCTGTACCCGGTACATGCCCAGGTTGGACTGCATGATCCCGGGCCTGGCGGGATTCTCGGAATACACCTGGGGCAGGGTGACGTAGGCCCCGCCATCCATGGGCCAGGATACCAGCTGAGGCAGGCGCTCGATGGTGGTTTCACCTCTGGAAATGGGTCCCTGGGAAACGCGTTTGGGCATTGTCCTGGCCAGCATGGGCAGAACATCCAGGTATTTCCAGGGGGCCTTGAAAAATAGCAGGGGATCGATTTTGAGCTTGAAAAGCCGGTCCAGGGTGTCCAGGGTGTCCCGGAAAATGTAGCGTGCCCGCTGCATGGTACCGAAGACATTTCCGGCCATGGGAAAAGTGGTGTTCTTGACATTGGTGAAAAGCAGGGCCGGGCCTTTATTCTGAAAAACCCGGCGCTGGATGGCACCTGCCTCCAGGTAGGGATCTACTTCCGTGCTGATGCGTACCAGGTCTCCCCTGGCCTCCAGGTCCTCCAGACAATGGCGCATGTTTGTATAACCCAAGTTAAACTCCTGTTGTTGACGTGAACCATTCCTGGGCAGCTGATACCAGGGTGTGCCCGGGTATTTTAAAGCCTGCTGATTTCAAAACAAAATCCTGTTGAATCTTGAATCAATGAGCGCTAAAGGTCAAGGTCGGATCAATTGAGCAGCAAAGGACTGCAGAACTAAGGACAAAAAATTATGAACCAGGATATGCAGACGTCCCGTCACCATTCCCGTGGAGCATACCCTTCCCTGCCCCGGGTGGCGGTGGGTGCGGTGGTCAGGCTTGAAGGCAGTTTTCTGCTGGTGCAGAGGGCCAATCCCCCGGCTCAGGGCCAGTGGTCCATCCCGGGAGGCAAGATAAGGCTGGGGGAGAGCATGCAGCAGGCTGCAGAACGCGAGGTGCTGGAGGAGACCGGGCTGACGGTGCGGGCAGGCCTGCCGGTACTTACCTTTGATCTCATCCATCGTGATAAAGCAGGCAACATCCTCTTTCACTACGTTATTGTGGACCTGTGGGCCGAATATGTTAAGGGCCGTATCCGGGCCGGAGCGGATGCAGCCAGGGCTGCCTGGATCGCCCCGGAAAACTTTCCAGACTTCAACCTGAGCCCCACCACCCTGGATCTTTTAAACTCGCTTTAGCCTCACCACCTGCGGATGACGTGCACATTGCCCTGCCGCATCCACAGATCGATTTTCTTCACCAGCCAGACCCTGATAATCTTCCTGGTCTGGGGAATAAGTACCAGAAGCCCCATGAGATCGGTAATAAACCCCGGAGTCAGAAAGACCAGGCCTGCTGCGAATATGAGAAACGCATCCAGGATGTCGTGAGTGGGGGGAATCCCCTGCTGCAGGTTGGTGCGCAGCCTGAACATGGTGTAGGCCCCCTGCATCTTGGCCAGGAAGGCCCCCACAAAGGCTGTGGCTACAACCAGAGCTATGGTCCACAAGGCCCCTATGTGCGAGCCGATCTTGATCAGTACGTAGATCTCCACAATGGGCAGAATTACAAACGCGGCGAAAATTTTTAAAAACATAATTTTTCTCTGGGCTGATTTACCCTGCCTGTGCCGGTGGTCCCGGCTGTTTGTCTGTAAGCATTCAGGGGGTGCCGGAATCACGCCTCTGGCTTGACTGGGGACAGTCCCCGCGACCCCTTTCCTGCACAATACAAAAAGTACAAACGCTAAGTTGTGTGAACCAGCAAAGATATTACTTAGCGGGGACAGTCCCCAGGCCTAGTGCCAGGAACTACCACTGAGGACCCCCTGAATGCTTACGTTTGCCTTTTTTCTGGGCGAAATTCGCCCAGTTGGTGAACTGGTAAAGATACAGCATTATCCCGGCCTGAAAAACCATGGAAATAAACATGGCCATCCATACCCCTGTGGCCTCCTGGATGACCAGGTGCCCCAGAATATAGGCCAGGGGGATCCTGATAAGCCAGGAAGCGGCTCCCATGCCGAACATCTGGTAAAGCGTGGCCCCGGCTCCGGTCAGGGCTCCGCCCAGGACCATGGCCACCAGTAGAAAGGGAATGGCCGCCATGTTGTACTGGAGATAATTAACAGCCTCCCGGCTCACTTCAGGATCCGGGGCCACAAACCCGGCCACCGGTTCAATCACCTGCCACATGGCAATGGTCAGAAGGCTGACCGAGACCAGGGCCACCAGCATCACCTGGTAACCGATCTTTTTGGCCCCCTGTACGTCCCCCCTTCCCAGGCAGTTGCCCACCAGAATGGAAGCGGTGAAATTAAAGGCCACTCCGGGCAGAAAAAGAAGCGACTCCACCCGCAGCCCCGCGCTCATGCCGGCCAGGGCCACTACGCTGCCCACGGGAAGGGCTGCGGTAATGGCAAAAAGCACCAGGTAGGCCGAGTGCCACACCACCTGAACCAGGCCTGCGGGCCAGGCCACTTTGAACAGGTAGGGCCAGGCCCTTTTGATCCAGCGCCAGGGGGCAAAGCTTGCGCGCTTCAAAAATCCCTGGCGGTAAAGGATAAACAGGTTGAAGAGCACCCCGCAGAGTACAGCGCCGAAAGTGGTCCAGGCCAGCCCCTTGTAGCCGAGCATGGGAAAACCCCACCAGCCCAGGCCCAGGGCAAAGTCCCCGAAGGTGTTCACCACGGTCACGATCATCATGGAATACAAAGGAATCATGACCTTCTGCTGCGCCCTGAACATGGCGTTGCAGATGATGAGCAGGTAATACCCGGGCAGAATATACAAAAAAACCTGCAGGATATACCCGGCCACGGGCAGGACCTCGTCGGAAAGCTGCAAAAGGTCCAGCAGGACATCTTTCAACAGAAGCCCGGCCGCCAGAAAAACAAATCCCAGGCAGACACCGATCTCCAGGCCCAGCCCGATGTATCTCTTCACCCGGAGCATGAGCCCCGCCCCCCAGGACTGGCTTATGGCGGCCACGCTGCCGTTGGCCAGGGCTATGGCCACCACCAGGAAAAAGAAAAGGGCCTGGGTGATCATGCCCATACTGGCCTGAACTTCGCGCCCCAGGCGTCCTGCCACCCACACGTCCACAAATCCTATGAGGAAGTGAAAGAACATCATGAGCAGCTGCGGCCAGGCCAGGGTCCAGATGGTTCTGTATGAGCCTTTTTCAGGCATTAAGACCCGAGTCCAGAATTTTGCATTTCATGTAACATATTGATGACCTGAATCCGTGAAATATACTTTTTTCGACATATATCCTTGCAGGCTCCGGGGTTTGGCAAAATGGCCGCAAACTGTCTGAGCGACTTAGGCAGACTTAATCAAAATCCTTTAATTATCTGATTTAACTTGTATAAGCATTTTGAAGTTCATGCATCATGTTAGATCGGGCAAGGCCTGGATTTTGATTTAGTCTGCCTTGGAGTGAGTTTTTGCGGCCTTTTTGACAAATTCCGGAGCCTGCTTTCACGGATTCAGGTTGATGAGTTAAAAAGCCCTGGCCTGCCCCTGGAATGCGGTACTTATCAAAAAAGCACATCC contains these protein-coding regions:
- a CDS encoding MATE family efflux transporter, which codes for MPEKGSYRTIWTLAWPQLLMMFFHFLIGFVDVWVAGRLGREVQASMGMITQALFFFLVVAIALANGSVAAISQSWGAGLMLRVKRYIGLGLEIGVCLGFVFLAAGLLLKDVLLDLLQLSDEVLPVAGYILQVFLYILPGYYLLIICNAMFRAQQKVMIPLYSMMIVTVVNTFGDFALGLGWWGFPMLGYKGLAWTTFGAVLCGVLFNLFILYRQGFLKRASFAPWRWIKRAWPYLFKVAWPAGLVQVVWHSAYLVLFAITAALPVGSVVALAGMSAGLRVESLLFLPGVAFNFTASILVGNCLGRGDVQGAKKIGYQVMLVALVSVSLLTIAMWQVIEPVAGFVAPDPEVSREAVNYLQYNMAAIPFLLVAMVLGGALTGAGATLYQMFGMGAASWLIRIPLAYILGHLVIQEATGVWMAMFISMVFQAGIMLYLYQFTNWANFAQKKGKRKHSGGPQW
- a CDS encoding NUDIX hydrolase; the encoded protein is MNQDMQTSRHHSRGAYPSLPRVAVGAVVRLEGSFLLVQRANPPAQGQWSIPGGKIRLGESMQQAAEREVLEETGLTVRAGLPVLTFDLIHRDKAGNILFHYVIVDLWAEYVKGRIRAGADAARAAWIAPENFPDFNLSPTTLDLLNSL
- a CDS encoding FxsA family protein, whose product is MFLKIFAAFVILPIVEIYVLIKIGSHIGALWTIALVVATAFVGAFLAKMQGAYTMFRLRTNLQQGIPPTHDILDAFLIFAAGLVFLTPGFITDLMGLLVLIPQTRKIIRVWLVKKIDLWMRQGNVHVIRRW